The Elusimicrobiaceae bacterium genome includes a region encoding these proteins:
- a CDS encoding PorV/PorQ family protein, whose translation MINKSKTAKIAKKTAGLLTAFLLAAIGVAPPAGAVAFNSQAVGTTGADFLNLGVGGRAMGMGGAYTAVAENASAIYWNPAGLVQINRMSATFMQASYLADINYQYAAYAHRLNTYSVLACSIMMTDLGKIKKTDVEGTYSGETFTPRDQVFALAYSRGIQELSDRDLDISMGITAKYYTTRIVEQAAGVAFDLGVMGYYFSSIPYRLAFMLQNLGTGPKFDQERSPLPTSFKLGGSISPFPELLVSADVMVPRGNSPYGMIGAEYNMKPYDKTRLGLRAGVNTQQLGITGGTSGISMGIGLGMQFFNLDYAYVPMGELGSTHRFSLSFDFPLWTPVFQRRDRSIFNEVEQIASFDD comes from the coding sequence ATGATTAATAAATCGAAAACAGCGAAAATTGCAAAAAAAACGGCGGGGTTGTTAACGGCGTTCCTGCTTGCGGCGATAGGCGTTGCTCCGCCGGCGGGCGCGGTGGCCTTTAACAGCCAGGCTGTGGGCACCACCGGCGCGGACTTTTTGAATCTGGGAGTTGGCGGCAGAGCGATGGGCATGGGCGGCGCCTACACCGCGGTTGCGGAAAACGCTTCGGCGATTTACTGGAACCCGGCGGGCCTTGTGCAGATCAACCGGATGTCGGCCACGTTCATGCAGGCGTCCTATCTGGCCGACATCAATTACCAGTATGCCGCTTACGCACACCGGCTCAACACTTATTCCGTGCTGGCCTGCTCGATAATGATGACCGATCTGGGCAAGATTAAAAAAACCGATGTGGAAGGCACTTATTCTGGCGAGACGTTCACGCCCCGCGACCAGGTGTTCGCGCTGGCGTACAGCCGGGGCATACAGGAGCTGTCGGACCGGGATCTGGATATTTCCATGGGCATCACCGCCAAGTATTATACCACCAGGATAGTGGAACAGGCGGCGGGCGTGGCGTTTGATCTGGGCGTTATGGGCTACTATTTTTCCAGCATACCTTACCGGCTGGCCTTTATGCTCCAGAATCTGGGCACCGGCCCGAAATTTGACCAGGAACGCAGCCCGCTGCCGACCAGTTTCAAGCTGGGCGGCTCCATTTCGCCGTTTCCCGAACTGCTGGTGAGCGCTGATGTAATGGTGCCGCGCGGCAACTCGCCTTACGGGATGATCGGAGCGGAATATAACATGAAGCCTTACGATAAAACGCGGCTGGGCCTGCGCGCCGGAGTCAATACCCAGCAGCTGGGCATCACCGGCGGCACCAGCGGCATAAGCATGGGCATCGGGCTGGGCATGCAGTTTTTCAATCTTGACTATGCGTATGTGCCGATGGGCGAACTCGGCAGCACGCACCGTTTTTCGCTAAGTTTCGATTTCCCGCTCTGGACGCCGGTATTCCAGCGCAGGGACCGCAGCATATTCAATGAAGTGGAGCAGATTGCGTCGTTCGACGATTAA